A window of the Callospermophilus lateralis isolate mCalLat2 chromosome 7, mCalLat2.hap1, whole genome shotgun sequence genome harbors these coding sequences:
- the Pea15 gene encoding astrocytic phosphoprotein PEA-15, giving the protein MAEYGTLLQDLTNNITLEDLEQLKSACKEDIPSEKSEEITTGSAWFSFLESHNKLDKDNLSYIEHIFEISRRPDLLTMVVDYRTRVLKISEEDELDTKLTRIPSAKKYKDIIRQPSEEEIIKLAPPPKKA; this is encoded by the exons ATGGCCGAATACGGGACCCTCCTCCAGGACCTGACTAACAACATCACCCTTGAAGATCTGGAACAGCTGAAGTCAGCCTGCAAGGAGGACATCCCCAGTGAGAAGAGCGAGGAGATCACCACAGGCAGTGCCtggtttagcttcctggagagccACAACAAGCTGGACAAAG acaacctCTCCTATATTGAACACATTTTTGAGATCTCCCGCCGTCCAGACCTACTCACTATGGTGGTTGACTACAGAACTCGCGTGCTGAAGATCTCTGAGGAGGATGAGCTGGACACCAAGCTAACCCGCATTCCCAGCGCCAAGAAGTACAAAG ACATTATTCGGCAGCCCTCTGAGGAAGAGATCATCAAACTGGCTCCCCCACCGAAGAAGGCCTGA